A single genomic interval of Macadamia integrifolia cultivar HAES 741 chromosome 6, SCU_Mint_v3, whole genome shotgun sequence harbors:
- the LOC122082252 gene encoding sporozoite surface protein 2-like, which translates to MESPSLSLLKFLSLLILSLFLETVIHSEGFEIKGDSSFGLNSQKSPIFISNPSIPLIFGLKRLVPSGPNDAESPGGPPLIFRRKRLVPSGPNPKESTKEPPSSFGLKRGVPTSPNPVEFPDKPPLSFGLKRRVPTGPNHAESPNKPPSSFGLKRRVPTGPNHAESPDKPPSSFGLKRRVPTGPNHAESPDKPPSSFGLKRRVPTGPNHAESPDKPPLSFELKRRVPTGPNHAESPDKPPSSVGLKSYRIS; encoded by the coding sequence ATGGAGTCACCAAGTTTGAGTTTGCTAAAATTTCTTTCACTACTGATTTTATCATTGTTTCTTGAAACTGTTATTCATTCTGAAGGTTTTGAGATCAAAGGGGATTCTTCTTTTGGCTTGAACTCCCAAAAATCTCCTATTTTCATATCAAATCCATCTATTCCATTGATTTTTGGGCTCAAAAGGCTTGTCCCAAGTGGCCCAAATGACGCAGAGTCACCTGGAGGGCCTCCATTGATTTTTAGGCGTAAAAGACTTGTTCCATCTGGCCCAAATCCTAAAGAATCTACTAAAGAACCGCCATCAAGTTTTGGGCTTAAAAGGGGTGTTCCAACTAGCCCAAATCCTGTAGAATTTCCTGATAAGCCTCCATTAAGTTTTGGGCTTAAAAGGCGTGTTCCAACTGGCCCAAATCATGCAGAGTCTCCTAATAAGCCTCCATCAAGTTTTGGGCTTAAAAGGCGTGTTCCAACTGGCCCAAATCATGCAGAGTCTCCTGATAAGCCTCCATCAAGTTTTGGGCTTAAAAGGCGTGTTCCAACTGGCCCAAATCATGCAGAGTCTCCTGATAAGCCTCCATCAAGTTTTGGGCTTAAAAGGCGTGTTCCAACTGGCCCAAATCATGCAGAGTCTCCTGATAAGCCTCCATTAAGTTTTGAGCTTAAAAGGCGTGTTCCAACTGGCCCAAATCATGCAGAATCTCCTGATAAGCCTCCATCAAGTGTTGGGCTCAAATCCTACAGAATCTCCTGA